A single Populus nigra chromosome 13, ddPopNigr1.1, whole genome shotgun sequence DNA region contains:
- the LOC133670884 gene encoding probable inactive shikimate kinase like 1, chloroplastic — MEITKATATSTLAAAIHNLSLSSLSSTIRPRPRPHSHSSFSKFPLVSRPTSLTATCSLPNETTTSTTKVAGADTSLQVKKRAADLSPELKGTSIFLLGMRGPLKTNLGILLADALRYYYFDSDSLVEEAAGGEFAARSLKERDEKGFRDSETEVLKQLTSMGRLVVCAGDGAVQSSTNLGLLRHGISLWIDVPLEIVAREMVEDKTQLAASESHSEVLEQVVATYEELRAGYATADAKISLQNIAVKLGYDELDSVTTEDLALEVLKEIEKLTRVKKMMEEAARPF, encoded by the exons ATGGAGATAACGAAAGCAACAGCAACATCAACATTAGCAGCAGCAATTCACAATCTTTCCTTAAGCTCCTTGTCTTCAACAATTAGACCTCGACCTCGACCTCATTCACATTCTAGTTTTTCTAAATTCCCTCTTGTGTCTCGGCCAACGTCTCTCACCGCTACTTGCTCTCTTCCCAATGAAACAACTACTTCCA CAACAAAGGTTGCTGGTGCTGACACTTCTCTTCAAGTGAAG AAGAGAGCAGCTGATTTGTCCCCTGAATTGAAGGGAACTTCTATTTTCCTTTtag GAATGAGAGGTCCTCTAAAAACCAATTTGGGTATTCTTTTGGCGGATGCAttgagatattattattttgacag TGATAGTTTGGTTGAGGAAGCTGCCGGTGGTGAATTTGCTGCCAGATCTTTGAAGGAGAGAGATGAGAAGGGATTTCGCGATTCTGAG ACTGAAGTATTGAAGCAGCTAACATCTATGGGTCGGCTCGTGGTATGTGCTGGAGATGGTGCAGTTCAAAGTTCAACCAACCT ggGACTTCTGAGACATGGGATCTCACTATGGATTGATGTACCCTTGGAAATTGTTGCAAGGGAGATGGTTGAAGACAAGACTCAACTTGCTGCCTCAGAATCTCATTCAGAG GTGTTAGAGCAGGTAGTCGCTACATATGAAGAGCTGAGAGCTGGTTATGCTACAGCTGATGCGAAAATTTCGCTCCAGA ATATAGCTGTCAAATTAGGTTATGATGAACTGGATTCGGTAACAACGGAGGACTTGGCATTGGAG GTACTCAAGGAGATAGAAAAACTGACAAGAGTAAAGAAAATGATGGAAGAGGCAGCAAGACCTTTTTAG
- the LOC133671525 gene encoding low affinity inorganic phosphate transporter 8-like, producing MARVLEKDFTIDEASSLIPEIAKEFVYKHGTQLLGTASTWFLLDIGFYTLNLTQKDVYPAAGLLNKASSMNALEEMYHLSKAMSLIALVAIVPGYWFTVFFIDRIGRFIIQLGGFLLMSIFMAILGFKYGDLRGEKKACGPDSNKDFLWVLL from the exons ATGGCCAGGGTTCTTGAAAAGGACTTTACTATTGATGAAGCAAGTTCCCTCATACCAGAAATTGCAAAA GAGTTTGTTTACAAGCATGGTACTCAACTTCTTGGGACAGCCAGCACCTGGTTCCTATTGGATATTGGTTTCTATACTCTCAATTTAACCCAGAAAGATGTATACCCAGCTGCTGGATTGCTTAATAAGGCCTCCTCAATGAATGCTTTAGAGGAGATGTACCATCTCTCCAAGGCAATGTCCTTAATCGCGCTTGTTGCAATTGTTCCTGGTTACTGGTTTACTGTGTTCTTCATCGATAGGATCGGAAGGTTCATAATCCAGCTTGGCGGCTTCCTTCTGATGTCCATTTTCATGGCAATTCTCGGATTCAAGTATGGGGATCTTAGAGGGGAGAAAAAGGCATGCGGCCCAGATTCGAATAAGGATTTTTTGTGGGTCTTGCTGTGA